From the Ralstonia wenshanensis genome, the window AACGAGGTTCCGGCTCCGCTGGTCTTTACGGACAGCGCTGCGGACAAGGTCAAGCAACTGATTGAAGAAGAAGGCAACCCGGAGTTGAAGCTGCGCGTGTTCGTGCAAGGCGGCGGGTGCTCGGGCTTCCAGTACGGCTTCACCTTTGACGAAGAGACCAACGAGGACGATACGACCATGACCAAGAATGGCGTGTCGCTCTTGATCGACTCGATGAGCTACCAATACCTGGTGGGCGCCGAGATCGACTACAAGGAAGACATCAACGGCGCGCAGTTCGTCATCAAGAACCCCAATGCTTCGACCACATGTGGTTGCGGCTCGTCGTTCTCGGTCTGACGCCACATCGCTGTAAAGGAAAAAGCGCACTTCGGTGCGCTTTTTTTTTTGCCTGCAGACAGGGCGCTCAGGCCGGGTAGATTGCGCCGAGGATGCGACCGCCCGATGCGCCAGTCGCCGTGTGCAGGGTGCCGTGGGCGCGCAGCACGCACTGTCGCGCGAGCCACGCAAAGGCCAATGCCTCCACCTGATGCGCGGGCACACCGAACGCATCGGTCGGCGCGACTCGCACGCCCGGCAATCGCTGCGCGATCCGTGCCATGAGCGCGCCATTGCGGGCGCCACCACCGCAGACCAGCAGTGACGCAGCCTGCGGAGCATGGGCACACGCGGCATCGGTGATGGTGTCGGCCGTGAGGGCGAGTAGCGTGGCTTGAACATCTTCAGGGCGAACAATGTTCAGCGCATCGCCGAGGGTTTGCTGCAGCCACGCCGGGTTGAACAGGTCGCGGCCGGTGCTCTTGGGCGGCGGGGCTGAGAAGAACGGCTCGGCTTTCAGACGCGCGAGGAGCGTTTCGTCGATGCGTCCGGTGCGGGCCCAGGCGCCGTCGGCGTCGTAGCGGGTATCGCGGTGCGTGTGAACCCAGTAGTCCATCAGCGCGTTGCCCGGGCCGCAGTCGAAGCCGAGTACGGCGTCGCGCGCGTCCGAACCCTGCGGCGGCAAGACGGTGAGGTTGGCGATGCCCCCGATGTTGCATACCACGCGCCAAGCATCGGGCAGGCCGAACAGCGCGCGATGCAGCGCTGGTACGAGCGGGGCGCCTTGACCGCCGGCAGCGATATCGCGGCTGCGAAAATCGGCAACAACGTCGATGCCGGTGCGTTCAGCCAACACCGCCGGGTGCTGGCTCTGGCGCGTGTAGCCGATGCCGTCATGCGCGCCGGGCTGATGACGGATCGTCTGTCCGTGCGCGCCGATGGCCCGTACGTCGCGCGCGACCAGGCCGGCGGCCGCAAGCAGCTTGGCGACACATTCGGCGTAGACCACGGCTAGCGCGTTGGCGGCCAATGCTTCGCGATGGATCTCGTCGTGGCCTGCATGTTGCAGGTCCAGAAAGCGCTGGCGCAGCTCGGGCGAGAAAGGCACGTAGGCGTCGGCGAGGACGGCTGGGTGTTCGCCGGAAAAGTCCGCCAGCACGCCATCGACGCCGTCCAGGCTGGTGCCCGACATCAAGCCGATGTAGCGATCGGTGGGGAGTGCAGTGTGGTTGGGATGGCTCATGCGCGACAGCTTACCAGCGCAATGGCAGGCCAAATGGACACATCACGGTAAAATCCAGGGATTGCGCGCCCGGCACGCCTGAATCGATGTCGGCCATCGCGCACGCATCGTTCCCCTGATTGTTGATCCGTTCGCGCCGTTCTCCATGTGCGGCGCGGTGACCTCTCTTTTTGCCATGACTGCATCTGACACTTCCGCCGTTTCCGACAACACCACGCCGGCCAAACCCAAGTACCCGGTGACCCCGGAGGTGGCGCACGCGATGGAAGTGTCGCTGCGCGGCTGCGACGAATTGCTGATCGCTGCCGAGTGGGAGCAGAAGCTGGCCAAGAGCGCCGCCACCGGCGTGCCGCTGCGCATCAAGCTGGGCCTGGACCCGACGGCGCCCGATATCCACATCGGCCACACCGTGGTGCTCAACAAGATGCGCCAGCTGCAGGATTTGGGGCATCAGGTGATTTTCCTGATTGGCGATTTCACGTCGACGATCGGTGATCCGTCCGGCCGCAACGCCACGCGCCCGCCGCTCACGCGCGAGCAGATCGAGGCCAACGCGCAGACGTACTACCGTCAGGCCAGCATGGTGCTGGATCCGAGCAAGACGGAAATTCGCTACAACAGCGAATGGTGCGATCCGCTGGGCGCGCGCGGCATCATCCAGCTTGCCGCCAAGTACACCGTCGCCCGCATGATGGAACGCGACGATTTCACCAAGCGCTACAAGGCGGGTGTGCCGATTTCGGTGCACGAATTCCTTTACCCGCTGATGCAGGGCTACGACTCGGTCGCGCTCAAGTCCGACTTGGAGTTGGGCGGCACCGACCAGAAGT encodes:
- the tyrS gene encoding tyrosine--tRNA ligase, with the protein product MTASDTSAVSDNTTPAKPKYPVTPEVAHAMEVSLRGCDELLIAAEWEQKLAKSAATGVPLRIKLGLDPTAPDIHIGHTVVLNKMRQLQDLGHQVIFLIGDFTSTIGDPSGRNATRPPLTREQIEANAQTYYRQASMVLDPSKTEIRYNSEWCDPLGARGIIQLAAKYTVARMMERDDFTKRYKAGVPISVHEFLYPLMQGYDSVALKSDLELGGTDQKFNLLVGRELQKEYGQEPQCILTMPLLVGLDGVEKMSKSKGNYVGISEAPNEMFGKLMSISDDLMWTYYTLLSFRPLAEIDMMKAEIALGRNPRDCKVLLAQEIVARFHSQADAERALEDFNHRARGGVPDDIPQIELAGAPLGIAQLLKQAGLCPSTSDANRNIEQGGVKIDGAVVSDKGLKVEAGTFVMQVGKRRFARVVLK
- a CDS encoding anhydro-N-acetylmuramic acid kinase; the protein is MSHPNHTALPTDRYIGLMSGTSLDGVDGVLADFSGEHPAVLADAYVPFSPELRQRFLDLQHAGHDEIHREALAANALAVVYAECVAKLLAAAGLVARDVRAIGAHGQTIRHQPGAHDGIGYTRQSQHPAVLAERTGIDVVADFRSRDIAAGGQGAPLVPALHRALFGLPDAWRVVCNIGGIANLTVLPPQGSDARDAVLGFDCGPGNALMDYWVHTHRDTRYDADGAWARTGRIDETLLARLKAEPFFSAPPPKSTGRDLFNPAWLQQTLGDALNIVRPEDVQATLLALTADTITDAACAHAPQAASLLVCGGGARNGALMARIAQRLPGVRVAPTDAFGVPAHQVEALAFAWLARQCVLRAHGTLHTATGASGGRILGAIYPA
- the erpA gene encoding iron-sulfur cluster insertion protein ErpA, with the translated sequence MNAVAQAATPDVNEVPAPLVFTDSAADKVKQLIEEEGNPELKLRVFVQGGGCSGFQYGFTFDEETNEDDTTMTKNGVSLLIDSMSYQYLVGAEIDYKEDINGAQFVIKNPNASTTCGCGSSFSV